The window CGGCGGTGACTTCGAGTGCGTTCTCACCCCGAATCGCGCCGGCGAAATTCTCGATAACGCCCACGAAGGCGCGCATCTTCGCATAGCCGCTGCCGAACTCGACCCACTGCGAATCGGCGGCGGTCTTCATCCGCGAGCCCGCCCATCCAAGTTCGATCGCGCCGTCATCGCCGCAGATGCGCAAGTACTGCGTGAGGCGCTTGTCGAGCGACCAGCTCAGGTCGGCCGTTGCGACGCCGCCCGCGCCGAAGCGCGCGCAAACCGTCGCCGTATCTTCGACCGCAATGTCCTGGTGACGCACCGGTTCGGTCGCGCGCACGCTGCTTAGCGGCCCGCCGATATAGCGAAAGATATCCATCGCGTGCGTGCCGTTATCGATGATGACGCCGCCGCCGGCAATCTCGCGGTCGCCGTTCCAGCGCGACCGCATGTCGACGCGCGAGGTGAAGGCGACGTCGATGCTTCGCAGTTCGCCGATTTTGCCGGCCGCGATCGCCTCGCGCGCCGCTCGAACGTCGGTGACGAACCGAAACTTGGAGGCCATGCTCACGATGGAACCGGCATTCTTCGCGCAAGCGATCATGGAGCGCGCGCCGGCTACATCGGTGGCGAACGGTTTCTCGCAGAGCACGTGTATGGCGCGCGACGCGAAGAACTCGGCGATCGACCGGTGCGTGTTTGGGGGCGTCGCGACGACGACAGCGTCGGGCGACTCTTCTTGCGCGAGAGCGAAGAACGACGTATACGAGCGCGTGCCGTTTTCGAGCGCGACGCGGCGTGCCGATTCGGCATCGGCGTCGCAGACGGCGATCAATTCGACGCCGCGCGCCAGCCGAATCGCTTCGGCGTGCACGCGGCCGATCGCGCCGGCGCCGATCAGTGCGATGCGAAGCGGTGTTTGAGGCGCGCTCATGCCGCGATCACGCGCAATTGATCGGCGGCCGCGCGCAGCGCGTGGGCGACGTGTGCGACGTGCTCGCTCGTGTAGCGCTCGTTGAGCGGCAGCACCAGCACGTCCTCGAGTGCCTCGGCCGTCCCTGGAAAGCGTTCGGCACGGTAGTCGATCGCCTCGGGGCGCGCCAGTGAGAACGGAAACTGGCTCGAGCCGAACGTCGCCCGCGCTTGGAACACCTCGCACATAAAAGCCGGCTTCTGGATGTAGCGTGGGACGGCGGCGACGTCGTATCCCTTGAGCAGACGGGCGAATCCGTGCGGCCCTTCGGGGTAGATCGCGGAATCGATGCGCAGTGCGTATTTCCAATACGAATGAGTCGCGTGCTCGGCGACGTAGGGAGGTGCGATGCCGCCCACGCCCGCGAGCGCTGCGGTGAGCTCGGCGGCGCGCGTGCGGCGGATGTCGACGAACTGGTCGAGGCGCTCTACCTGCGCGTAGGCTACGGCGCCCTGCAGTTCGGAGAGCCGGTAATTGAGCGCCGCGAAATAATGATCGGGATGGGCGTCGCCATAACCCCAGGCTTTGTTGATAAAGAGCATCACGCGTCGCGCGAGCGCGTCGTCGTCGGTGACGACCACGCCGCCCTCGCCGCACGTGATATGCTTGCCTTGTTGCAGGCTGAAACAGCCGAGCGCGCCGATCGACCCGACGTTGCGGCCGTGGTCGGTCGCGAGATAGGCCTGCGCGCAATCTTCAACGATCGGAATGCCGCGCTCGCGGGCGAGCGCTTCGATCGGCTCCATATCGCACGGATTGCCGAAGAGATGCGTGACGATAATTGCGGCGGTCTTGGGGGAGAGCGCTGCCTCGATCGTCTCGCGAGTCACGTTGCACGTGAGGGGATCGACGTCGGCAAAGACGGGGATGGCCGCCTGATAGACGATCGGCGTCAGGGCGCCCATGTCGGTGATCGACGTCGTGACCACTTCGTCGCCGGGCTCCAGATCGAGCGCCGCGAGGGCCGTATGGATCGCGGCGCTTCCGGAGGTACACGCAAACGCATGCTTGACGCCGAGTCGAGCCGCGAGCGTGCGCTCGAAACGCTTGACGAACTGCCCTTTGGTGCTAATCAGCGTTCCGGATTCGAGCACGGCTCGCAACGCCTCGAGTTCGGCATCGCCGAAAGAACGGCCCGAGGCGTCTTGATCGTTGGGAAGTGTCACGGACGTTTGCACAGTACTGCTCCATTAGTGAGAAAGTCGCCGACCTGGAGGCCGACCAGGGCGAGGCTGGTATACTGAATCGCGATCGTCACCCCGGTTGCGATCGCGAGCGTTCGGGTGGAGGCGTGAAGGAACAAGGCAATCAGAACGACGGCCGGCAGAATTCCGGGCAACAATCCCGGAATGCCCGCCAGCAGGGCCGGCCGGGCCGCAATGCCGGCGCAGAAGACGCGCCACGTTCGGCGCGCGGTGGCCAGCAGATTGACGCGTCGCGCGCGATCCTTCGGTTGCGCGCTCCAATCCAGCGTTTCGGGAATCTCTACGATTGGCGCACCGCAGCGCAGCGCTTCAAAAAATAGCCCGTACGTTGCGTCGATCGCGCGCACGCTCAAAGCATCGCGCAGCCAGTTTCCGCGGTAGGCACGTACGATACCGGTCATCGTAAAATGCCGGCCGCGGGTCGCATACGAGAGGAAGCGATTGGCCCAGCGGCTGAGCAGACGTTTCACGAGCGGAATTCCCACGCACGCACCGCCGCGCATGTACGGCGAGGCCACGCATACGGTCGAGCCGCTCGCGTGGAGTTCGCCCACGAGCCGCCCGATCGCGGCCGGTTCGTAGGTGAGATCGCTGTCGAAGGTCACGACGCACTCGCCGCTGCTGCGGAGTACGCCGGTGCGGACCGCGGCGTTCATGCCGCAGTTGGCGCCGTGCGCGAGGGCCACGCACGAAACGTGCCTGCGCGCGAACGACTCGATCGTCGCACGGCTGGCGTCGGTGCTGCCATCGTCGACGACGATCAATTCGTAGGCTTCACGGCCGTACTCGGCGTCGAGCCATACCAGCATCGACGAAAGCCGGGAAAAGAGCGTTGCGCCTTCGTTGTACACCGGCACAACGACGCTAAGCTTCGGATTCACTCCGACAACGTACCTCAATTGGGTTGCCGGTTGCTTCGGTCGAATACACCCGCAGGTGTAGGGCCTTTCGGGCCCGGGCCTCGCGGCGTTCACACCTTTCGCCCGTAGCTTCGTGCGCCCTAGAATACTGGAGGTATGGTTCACGCAGTACGGCTGGAAAAGGTCGTCAAGAATTTCGGGACGGGTTCGCTCTCCCCGCTCGCGCAGCTGCGGCCGCGATTCGAACGTCCCGTCCTGCGGGACGTTTCGTTTTCGGTGGCGCCCGGCTCGATCGTCGGACTGCTCGGTCCCAACGGCTCGGGAAAGACCACGATCCTGAAGCTGATCGCCACGCTGACCGTGCCGAGCGCGGGCCGCGTTGAGGTCTTCGGTATGGATGCCGCACGGAATGCGGCGGCGGTGCGCAAGCTCCTGGGACTCGGCTTGGCCGACGATCGCTCCTTTTACTATCGCTTGAGCGCCCGCGCCAATCTGGAGTTTTTCGGTGGGCTCGGCGGTCTGTGGGGGAAGCGATTGCGGGATCGGATCGTCTATTGCGCCCGCCTGTTCGATCTCGAGAGCGATCTCGATCGCCTGTACGGTACGTTCTCCACCGGCATGCGTCATCGTCTGGCGCTGGCACGCGCGTTGCTCTCGGACGGCGCGGTGCTCGTGCTCGACGAACCGACGCGAGCGATCGACCCATCGCATGCCGCCGAGATCCGCGCGCTGATTCGCGATCGCTTGGCGGCCAGTGAAGGCAAGACCGTGATCGTTGCGAGTAATTCGCTTGAGGAAGTGCACGAACTCTGCGATCACGTCGCCGTTCTCGAGAACGGCATCGTTTCGGGAACGCGACCCGCCGCCGCCGTACTGCACGAACAACGGCTCCGTCTTGCGAGCGGCC is drawn from Candidatus Baltobacteraceae bacterium and contains these coding sequences:
- a CDS encoding ABC transporter ATP-binding protein, yielding MVHAVRLEKVVKNFGTGSLSPLAQLRPRFERPVLRDVSFSVAPGSIVGLLGPNGSGKTTILKLIATLTVPSAGRVEVFGMDAARNAAAVRKLLGLGLADDRSFYYRLSARANLEFFGGLGGLWGKRLRDRIVYCARLFDLESDLDRLYGTFSTGMRHRLALARALLSDGAVLVLDEPTRAIDPSHAAEIRALIRDRLAASEGKTVIVASNSLEEVHELCDHVAVLENGIVSGTRPAAAVLHEQRLRLASGQ
- a CDS encoding glycosyltransferase family 2 protein; the encoded protein is MNHTSSILGRTKLRAKGVNAARPGPERPYTCGCIRPKQPATQLRYVVGVNPKLSVVVPVYNEGATLFSRLSSMLVWLDAEYGREAYELIVVDDGSTDASRATIESFARRHVSCVALAHGANCGMNAAVRTGVLRSSGECVVTFDSDLTYEPAAIGRLVGELHASGSTVCVASPYMRGGACVGIPLVKRLLSRWANRFLSYATRGRHFTMTGIVRAYRGNWLRDALSVRAIDATYGLFFEALRCGAPIVEIPETLDWSAQPKDRARRVNLLATARRTWRVFCAGIAARPALLAGIPGLLPGILPAVVLIALFLHASTRTLAIATGVTIAIQYTSLALVGLQVGDFLTNGAVLCKRP
- a CDS encoding DegT/DnrJ/EryC1/StrS family aminotransferase, with protein sequence MQTSVTLPNDQDASGRSFGDAELEALRAVLESGTLISTKGQFVKRFERTLAARLGVKHAFACTSGSAAIHTALAALDLEPGDEVVTTSITDMGALTPIVYQAAIPVFADVDPLTCNVTRETIEAALSPKTAAIIVTHLFGNPCDMEPIEALARERGIPIVEDCAQAYLATDHGRNVGSIGALGCFSLQQGKHITCGEGGVVVTDDDALARRVMLFINKAWGYGDAHPDHYFAALNYRLSELQGAVAYAQVERLDQFVDIRRTRAAELTAALAGVGGIAPPYVAEHATHSYWKYALRIDSAIYPEGPHGFARLLKGYDVAAVPRYIQKPAFMCEVFQARATFGSSQFPFSLARPEAIDYRAERFPGTAEALEDVLVLPLNERYTSEHVAHVAHALRAAADQLRVIAA
- a CDS encoding Gfo/Idh/MocA family oxidoreductase, whose product is MSAPQTPLRIALIGAGAIGRVHAEAIRLARGVELIAVCDADAESARRVALENGTRSYTSFFALAQEESPDAVVVATPPNTHRSIAEFFASRAIHVLCEKPFATDVAGARSMIACAKNAGSIVSMASKFRFVTDVRAAREAIAAGKIGELRSIDVAFTSRVDMRSRWNGDREIAGGGVIIDNGTHAMDIFRYIGGPLSSVRATEPVRHQDIAVEDTATVCARFGAGGVATADLSWSLDKRLTQYLRICGDDGAIELGWAGSRMKTAADSQWVEFGSGYAKMRAFVGVIENFAGAIRGENALEVTAADALASVEAVDAAYASLRFNMWIEVGAGTMVEVA